Within Corynebacterium jeddahense, the genomic segment TTGCCGTGCACGGCGCCCGCCTCCGAGATGACGTGCGCGTGCAGCGCCAGCGCCTCCGTCAGCGTCGACTTACCGGCGTCCGGGTGGGCGATGACGGCGAATGTGCGGCGGCGCGCGGCCTCGGAAACGGTACTCATAAGCGGCTAGCTTATCGACGCACCTCCGGCAGAGTACAGTCGTGTCCATGACAACAAACGAGACAAACGAGCCAACCATCGGAGTCATTCTCGGGTCTGTTCGCCAGGGCCGCTTCGGCGAGGCCGTGGCCCACTGGGTGGTCGACGCCGGTCAGGCCCGCGAGGGGTTCAGCTACCAGCTGCTCGACCTCGCCGAGTTCAACGTCCCGGCGCTCACCGCCGCCGTCACGCCGGGCGCGGCGAACAATCAGTACGAGGACCCGGCCGTCACCGCCTGGTCGAAGGCCGTGGACGCCTGCGACGGCTTTGTCTTTGTCACCCCGGAGTACAACCACTCCGTGCCGGGCGCGATGAAGAACGCGTTCGACTCGCTCGGCCCGGAGTGGGCGGGCAAGCCCGTCGCCTTCGTCGGCTATGGCGCGGACAAGGCCATCCGCGCGGTGGAGCACTGGCGCCAGATCGTGGCCAACTTCTCCATGTTCGACGTGCGCAACCAGGTGGGCTTTTCCATCTTCAGCGGAGAGTTCGATGAAGCGAAGGCGGCCAACGCGGGCGCGCTCGACCGGATGCTC encodes:
- a CDS encoding NADPH-dependent FMN reductase, with the translated sequence MTTNETNEPTIGVILGSVRQGRFGEAVAHWVVDAGQAREGFSYQLLDLAEFNVPALTAAVTPGAANNQYEDPAVTAWSKAVDACDGFVFVTPEYNHSVPGAMKNAFDSLGPEWAGKPVAFVGYGADKAIRAVEHWRQIVANFSMFDVRNQVGFSIFSGEFDEAKAANAGALDRMLTDLEGALSARG